One window from the genome of Eriocheir sinensis breed Jianghai 21 chromosome 7, ASM2467909v1, whole genome shotgun sequence encodes:
- the LOC126994294 gene encoding DNA-directed RNA polymerase III subunit RPC4-like, which produces MAEQNGALKTPANKGQSGAPSGSTSSGAAASARLPTFRAPRDLTLSASTTALVKPSLMTRTRKTFSPNIPSKREKVDNSFETHSDKPTKRRDRDKNAKKEGGRGRGKNKEFIQTAGSLFGEGIAGATPRRGGPGSFGGRGGGGGGSAKAEAGFIHKPVLNLETVNNIDKEHEDQKLKELLRDDFIDDPDDVLGHSEEDLFPVQLPLVTCGRSFKEEEDIKPPIPAGDLGVEVKKEPEESSEDPEAGSAAPEAKNLKPPDKKVLLKTGLPAQGKAPELSVTQLLSGKHEEVLFFQLPNSLPSHPPEVKQEPSAIHSVQQQQKASNSAEGEEEKKAAPQYCTLNTLPEGHIGNLKVYKSGKVELWLGNHKLAVSKGTQVGFLQDVVSIDVDSETKTGTMTALGHVGHRLVCTPDLEALVRQMKT; this is translated from the exons ATGGCAGAGCAGAATGGCGCACTCAAGACGCCAGCTAACAAGGGGCAGAGTGGGGCGCCGAGTGGAAGCACCAGTAGTGGAGCAGCAGCGTCGGCGCGGCTGCCCACCTTCCGTGCCCCCCGTGACCTGACcctctccgcctccaccaccgcccTCGTCAAGCCGTCCCTCATGACCCGGACAAGGAAGACTTTCTCGCCAAATATTCCGTCGAAGAGAGAAAAAGTCGATAATTCTTT CGAGACACACTCCGACAAGCCAACGAAAAGGCGCGATCGTGATAAGAATGCCAAGAAGGAGGGTGGACGAGGGCGTGGGAAGAACAAGGAATTTATACAGACTGCTGGGTCACTTTTCGGCGAGG GTATAGCGGGAGCCACACCAAGACGAGGGGGGCCAGGCAGTTTCGGGGgtcgtggcggtggcggcggaggcTCAGCGAAGGCAGAGGCAGGGTTCATCCACAAGCCTGTACTGAACCTGGAGACGGTGAACAACATTGACAAG GAACACGAGGACCAAAAACTGAAGGAGCTGCTACGAGATGACTTCATTGACGACCCGGATGATGTTTTGGGTCACTCGGAAGAGGACCTGTTTCCCGTGCAGTTGCCGCTGGTCACGTGTGGACGGagcttcaaggaggaggaggatatcaagCCACCGATCCCTGCTGGTGACCTGGGCGTTGAGG TAAAGAAAGAGCCTGAAGAGTCCAGTGAAGACCCCGAGGCAGGTTCAGCAGCGCCAGAAGCAAAGAATTTAAAG CCGCCTGACAAGAAGGTGCTGCTGAAGACTgggctaccggcacaagggaagGCACCTGAGCTCTCTGTCACCCAGCTCCTGTCCGGCAAGCACGAGGAGGTTCTCTTCTTCCAG CTGCCTAACTCCCTGCCCAGTCACCCCCCAGAGGTCAAGCAGGAGCCCAGCGCCATCCACTCCGTGCAGCAGCAACAGAAGGCCTCCAACAGCGCG gagggcgaggaggagaagaaggcggccCCCCAGTACTGCACCCTCAACACCTTGCCGGAGGGACACATCGGGAACCTGAAAGTGTACAAGTCCGGCAAGGTGGAGCTCTGGCTGGGCAACCACAAACTGGCTGTCAGCAAAGGCACACAAGTCGGCTTCCTGCAG